The genomic segment GACGAGgccaatattgttttttatcacAGCTTCTTTGTGTTAGTGATGAACTCTGACTGTTGAAACAACGTACAATAATCCGtgtgttgcattttttctttttattccccCAGACTTACGTGTTCACTGATGGAGAGGACAAGAAGCTGAGGGAAAGAATGggtgagacacacacacacacacacacacacacagggaaCTGTTTTGCTGATTAACTACAACATTATCTGCTGCGTGGAAGCAGGAACTGCAGGAACCAGCGTGCTGACTGAGCAATACTGTCTCCATGAAGGGCAGGAAGTCACTTCAAGTTCATCAACAAGCCTTTCCTCTTCTAACTCATGGAATTGTTCTGCTTTCAATGAACCATTCTTCTCATTACCAGAAAAGCAGACAAAAGTCTGAGGCttcgttcacaccgccctcgcCGTTCAAGCAGTCACTTCCAATTAATAGTTGATGTAATCGCAAGTAAATATGTATTTCAGACTTGCACATTCAAAAGTCTTGTGTTCACAAGTCGAtttgcaagtttctacaaccgtttTGGGAATAGAGGACCAATGAACGCGTGTTGAAGGCTAAACCGGATGAATTTTGACAACTCAAGGACCCGGATTTGGTGACATGGAATTGATGATGTTCCTTTCAGTTCACAGAAGTACCCACTGTTTGAGAATCGATCATAATCAATCAGTTAATAATAGTAGTTTGTGTCCGTCCAGAattatttaacacaaaatctttcatatatcagaaaaGATATTTCACAGGAAGTAAAAGTATGCTATGGAGCAAGATTTTCACCGCTTCGACATGTTATGCCAAGCCTCTTCAAACTGTAGGGGGTGGACGTGTGCTAGTAATTGCATAGTGGCCAGTGTGAATGCCATATGCTAAATACACTTTCTTGAACGTCACATGCCTGATGTGAGCGTACCGTAACTCAGTTTCAAGTGTGTCCTATCAAGCAGCAAAGAAGTCATAAACTCCGAATTCCAGTCGGCTTGCTTTGAGAGCGTTGGGGCTCATTGACATCAAGGCTGTCAGGTCTGAAATAGGCCGCTCTGTGCAAGGTGTGAAAACTCATCTACGGCAAGGACCTAACAAGTGAACTGGAGGCTACCTGAAAATGTGCTTCTTGGTTCGATGACATGTTCACGTCAGTGCTGTGTGACACTCTGGCAAACCCAACGGAGAAGTAGTGTGAGCACGGAGCACTTCCAGGAGGAAAATGAAGGTTGTGTGAATCACAAAAGAATACCTTTCCTTGACTTGCACGTATTGATGAATGATAAATGGCGTACAGTATACTTATATAGAAGTTTACTACCATTTTAGAAGGGTCAAGGTGCCTTAAgcttcgtttccactgagtggtacggtccagttaattctggtgaccGTTactttccactcagttaagccgcGCTTCAGCTGAGGCATTAGTTTTCACGGCACACGCGTGCTATAGACCGCTATCATGTCATTGTGTCATAGTACTGTGATgactagaaaaacaacaacaatggaggtcgtccagcagctcgtctttgtattgctttactttttgtacatcgtgtaaaattaaatgtttgaaagaagattgcgggcggtTAAGATGAATACCACCGTGAAGAGACAAAAACTTTTAGATTGGATCCTGAGTCGGGAAAAGAGTCACGTGTGTTTGCAACAAAGAcaaatgtcgtcatcactttctgccaatcaacgggtggctacagcggctccgccccaaccgttctgtcccacttttcaatggatctACAACTGATGAGATAGTACTGTTTTATATCTCCATTTCACCATGGAAACGTTCATAATATCAgatcgctcagtggaaacgcCAACTTATAACCATCagaagcaatgtggggttcagtgtcttgcccaaggacactttgacacaccTGTGCACAGAGCGGGAACTGAGCCTGCAATCTTCCAGTCAGAAGTTGACAGCTCTACTTCTGCATCATGGTCGCACCATATCAGAGGATAATACACTTTTCCTACCTGCGTACTGCCCACAAACATGCAGCTGTACGTAGTCAAACAAAAgttgacaaaacattttctcattaaaGTGTGTTGGTTACAAGTTAAATGTTGATGCAtcttttgttgctgttgtttaaaTGTGGATATTgtttgagtctgttttcttGTCCTTTTTTCATGATCAGGAGATCATCTTATCAACACAAACTGCTCAGCAGCTCACAACCGTCAGGCCCTTTCCTGCAAAATGGCTCTGGAGTACGACACTTTCATTAAGTCAGGGAAAAAGTGAGTCCTGACCTCTGCAGCACAGCTGCACGTGTTCACTGAAGCAGCAGCCTCTGACCGTCTCCTGCGTGTAGGTGGTTCTGCCATGTCGACGATGACAACTACCTGAACGTCCGGCCCCTTTTGGCGCTGTTGTCTCAGTTCAGGCACACTGAGGACATTTACATTGGTCGGCCGAGTTTAGAGCGGCCAATAGAGGCGGCGGAGAGCCTCAGCAACTCTGACACGGTGAGTTCATCCAAGTTCTAACCCTAGTGGCTCTATTTATGCAACCTTTCAACCAGCGCCGgctgtttttcttactttcttCGGTCTACATTAAATGCACTTGCTTTAATAGAAGTCCTGGAAGATCTGTTTCATCAGCAGACTTCACTCTGATGGACTATGATTTGCAGCGTGTCCCAAAGCTGAGGGGGCTGATCAGGCGTtccctgtgtgtttgtgtgcagaagCAGGTACGTTTCTGGTTCGCCACAGGAGGAGCTGGCTTCTGTCTGAGCCGAGGCCTCGCTCTCAAAATGAAACCTTGGGCCAGGTAGGTCCTTCACTTGGCTTCAGTCCTAGTCACTTCTCTTAAAAGACCATAAGCTGCTGTTATTCCTCTCTAATCTTGATCTGAAACTTAAACACCAACATGTATTTGTGATTTTATCAAGCTTCATTTCATGCACAGATTTATACATGTACTTCTGCTctcaacaagaaaaatgttcacaattctgtgaaaaaataaactgcatccactgcattCACATCTGAAAACACTATTATTCACCAAGTGAATGGTTTGACAGCCACCCTGTGTCCTGATTGAGATATAAGTCTGAGATTAAATGACTTAAGGTTCAGTTTATCAACGGAAAAAGGAACTGTctgaaaataagatttttgaCCTTTAGATCATATTTATCgtaaatatataacattatttttaacttaaaaaaacccaataaTGTCATCAATTACAGCATTATAACTGCTCTTCCTGTATTCTGACCTCTGAACTAGTGATGGCGCCTTCATGGCCACAGCTGAGAGCATCCGTCTGCCTGATGACTGCACGGTTGGCTACATAGTGGAGGCTCTGCTGGGGGTCAGACTCACCCGCTCTGGGTTGTTCCACTCCCACCTGGAGAACCTGGCGCTGGTGTCAGACATACACAGACAGGTATGCAGACCCACACTAACATGACATTTGTTCACTGCGTTGTGTAGATCCGCCTGAGCAGTTGTGTTTACCCATCAGGTCACTCTCAGCTACGGCACAGTGGAAAACAGCCGCAACACTGTTAACGTGAAGGGACCATTTTCTGTGGAGGAAGATCCTACGAGGTGACAATCATTTAGCCTTTTCTCATTCATGGTtcgtaaaaaataagaaaaaatcacaaatgttttgtcatttattcaaaaaaaacttaaaataagctATTTTTGAAAGGgccaatataaaaataataagagtTGTAGTGATTATGCCTCCTCCTTTTATTCCAGCTATCCAAACAGATACATTTGGAAactggttttgttttattttgaaatcctgttTGGATTACTGATGTAGCATTTTTGCAACAGGAAGTGttctattaaacatttaaagcagaAGAACCAACTTAAGGGTTTGGCTCTGGCACTGATGTTCTTTGACttcctgtaacttttcaaccgttaccatgatcaacataatttcagcagattctgaaacagagaattaaattaaattaatatatttataaactcacagacatgaattttccaatctttttttaaagaaatgttttttaagtaaccattttggtctaaaacattgttttttgctcatactttcttcttcttatagaataaagtgtaatgctatagtgcgatcgccacctagtggccaaactgaaacgccctccaggaattgttggagcttctttgTTTGAAAATCCATCTAACACTacatgatattaacaatctcattattatttaaataatatattttacagtatgtgaactgtatcagattaacataaatatcttcaaaacttATAtaggttattaatttatttctaaacaaatgtatctaAATTTGTAAtccatgtaaactcaaaattgtattgatttgaatcaagagAATCAAAAGAATCGGAAAAGAATCAAATGTATTCTGGAAATGATTGCTGATACCCAGCTCTACTTAAAATCCATACATCAAATATGCTTTGCATAATTgaaactaattgaaaaaatgactaattacTCTCCCACTCCTAAATATGTCATCTTTACTAACCAGTTTTACTGTTAAGGATCCACTTTTAATGGAAAACCTAAATTAttaccaaatatttaaaaaaaatgtcaacacgtTTGCCTTTTACAACTTTGACAAACCATGTCAGGAACAAAAGTTAAGCTTTTGCTACATGTTCTGTTGTTCTTGTGTAAGTCAGCTTCATTCAGCTTGTTTTACTACTCCGAGCTTCCTGAGTTTGTCCATTGTGTACTCAGCTAAttgttttcacagctttattttgaaatccccAGCTGGTGGCTTCCAGGCATTGTAACCCTTGCTTCCCTCCCTCGCTCAGGTTCAGGTCTGTCCATTGTCTGTTGTACCCGGACACTCGGTGGTGCCGCGGGGCCTGGATACTTCAACAGCCGTCCCCGGAGCGGCGGGGAGGGGCGTACTGATGGAGAAAACAAGCGACTCCTCAGAGACTTTTTCCGCATCAGCCTGATCTGACGTCTGGAGAAAGTTGCTGTTTGTCTACAGCAGCATGACATTTTGAAACTCCAAAAAGTCAgatattttaaaagaagaacagaagatgtgctactttttttttttttttttttgaggagaCAAACTTCTCTTGGTTCTAGTCAGTATTTGGCTCTTTGTGAAGTAACATAACTGAGCACTTTAAGATTTGAGTGTCCTGTTTTGCATCATTGGATGAACTAACAAAAAGGTGCAACATTTGGGTAGATCAGTTTTCCTCATCATTTCAATCCTTTTAGTAAATGTATTTAACTCTTCATACCGTAATTCCAGATTTATCAAGCTGTCACTTTAAGCTCAGAGACGAAACGCTTTTGATAAGTGGTGGAGACTGGCTGGCTGGCTTTTTATGATCTGAACCCCGCAGAGACTGCTTTTAAGATGTTGTGGCAGTGAAGCGACTGCAtccatttagattttttctttttttttatgaaacaacTCATGTTGAGTCATCCATATTTTTCTTAGAATGAGAGCTTTTCCTTTCAACAAGGCGGCCTTTTCATCCGAACTGTGGATCTGAAAGGTGCACGCTCTGCCTCCAGTATCTGGACTGTATATGGACATCATTAATtattaaagaaatgtatattATGCAGATGTATGCACACTGTTCAGTTGTGTCATCTTCTCTTTGGACATTTAGGAGATTTTGGACTATTTACACTCAAACAGCACACAATCAGACAGAAGCGAAGCTGGAATCTTGAAGGATCAACTCAGGGCTTCTTGCTTTAAATCTAACAGTATCAGGTTGAAGGATTTCTAAAACTGATTTAGGATTAATATTGGGGGACAGTGACACCTACTGGCAAAAGCTGTAactgcacaaaataaaatattgctgaagtttgaaaaatgtttatgttaaatgtGAAAGTTTGAGGCTTTGTAGGCTCATAAAATACAACATCCCTGCCATCAGACTGAAAGAGTACTCTCACTTTTTCCAGAAACTGCTCTGATCATAACCTCCTCCTGTGTTTTCCTGCTTCGTTGGGTTTATTTATGCATGACTTCTGTGAAATGTTTTGCTGTGTGAGCAGAAAACGCTTCAGAGAGTGTTTCCTCGGGAAACTGCTTTGACATGCGCACCGCGGTCTAATGCACATTTCCTGTTATCCCAAAGGAACACGCGGCAAACATACATACACACAGCTTAGCAGCTGAAACTCAGCGTGTGAGGCTATCATTAGAGCAAATGATAATGTGACGCTCACTGGTTTATGTAGATCAGGACTCCtctatccctccattgtggatctttggctttaaaggaaactatttgaataaatattgttCGTTAAATTCTTGTaatctgctgcacaacagtaTAGTTGATGTTCAGGAAACGTTCTTAAAgtcttttattacatttacattttgctacctcacatatttgttttttatataaggAGATAAAGGATCAAGAGAAACCAAAGTTATGATAGAAAAGTCCATTTTTGATTTggctttcttgcatttttaaatctggTAAATTTGCTGCATGTTTAACAcacagtgtattttattttgaaaggaacttctatGTGCTGCTATCAGAAGTAAAGAAGTTACATTTGTTCAATTATGGAAAAtaattacactttaaaaaataagttattgtaaataattttaaaactatattttattaaataaaaggcTTAGTGGCCACAACAaacataaagtgtattttttaaaactttgagatGTAAGAAACTCAAGCAGCTCTTTTAGCTTTATTTGTTACAGATTCCTCATGTAGAGAAATACATCATGATGAAGGCAGAAACCGCACTGCTGCAAGTCCTGCAACTCAAAGGTCCCTCAGAAGAATGGCCACTAGAGGGAGATGATACAACAGTTATTGAGCCAAAAATCAGAGGAATCAAGTTCAATCAATTCCAACTGAGTCAATGTGAATAAGTGTAGAAGTGGGAAGAGGACTCCACACGACTaaacacactgtttttttaatgtatagtCCGTAGCatcaaggaaaaaacaaactcattcTTGAGGAAAAGCAGGTGGCTCCTTATTTTAATCCGTTACTTGattaacattttgaataaatgcataaaacaaacaatagtGTAATTTTAAATTAGTATAATTGTAATTTGTggtctgtgacagactggcgacctgtccagggtgtaccccgccttcgcccatcagtggctgggataggctccggcacccccgcaaccccgaacgggatgaagcggtctagtaaatggatggatggatggatgtaattTGTGGTGTTATCCAttaaaaaatgagtgaaaactCGCTTTACTAtgttaagttaaaaaaacagattttatccCGAGTTTTCTCCTCTTGGGCGGGAGTGGGCAGACCTCGCCTTGCTCTCTCCTGGGCCTCCCGTGGGGATGGCGGGTGGTTACCTGAAGGGTGGGGAGGGTCTCATGCTCAAACAACTCAATGACACAGCCCGGGGGCCTTATCCACAAAACTGTGTTGATTTCAGTGTGCaaatgttggagccagacgtcagtAAGCACCAATTGGTCCGAATCAATCTGACATTGCTATGGCAACCACTAataccaatcaggagtgagcttggtGGGAGTCCACACCCATTGAACAGATAACTCTAGTTTTTTCTTGAATTAGTCTTCAAACTCTTCCCTTCTTCTGACTTTTgcatacattttacatttccaCAACTTTGTCcctttggctaaaaaaaaaaaatacttataacCACAGTGCGTTaaagttgcttttattttttttttacatttattccaGGCTGAATATCATTACAACAGTTTTGACATGAATATCATTAATATCTTAGTTGaaccatcaaaaataaaaacagccatAGAAAACATTGTTGCTCCGTCACATCTGCACACATCTGTATTTGAAGTCTTGTCGAGTGCACCGACTCacccacgcacacacaaatccagacGCACAAACCCACTACTGACCCTTTTGTCCCGTCAGATCCGGATTTACCAGATCAGAAATCAAATACGACAGACGTGCAGACGTCACCGAAACACGCTTCTCGAAACAATGCAAAACAGAGTCATTCACCATTGAGAGGAAAAAGCTGCTCTTGCCTGTACGTCTTCTACGAAACagttagctttatttttatctttaaagtttgattttttttattttttaacaagacagagggtgaaaaaaagaaacgtgTTTGGATGAAGAGCTTAAAAACATTATGAAAGGCCACTAAACAGTGACTAGTCTCACAGATCTTAACATCGTTTGCATCAGTGGTGCAAGAAAACACTGTACGAGACTATAGGTAGCATTGTTACAGCATGGAAACTGGTAAAAATCACACATGTAAGATTGTCTCGCTAGCACGAGAAGTGGTCATTGATTAATCGTGTTCCATTAAAACGCAGTCCAGGAGTGGTAGAGCTCTGCCCGTTCGGCTAATGAGACCTTCTGTAAAAAGCTACCACTATGAACtacattacccacaatgcaaaTCAGTGATGTGCAGCTACTGCAACTCCAAATGTGAatgtaaacagttaaaaaaattgaaaaaaaatcactgaagcttttAAAGTATTCAGTGAGTATGTGTGGCATGTTTGAGTGGACATACTGTACACGTGTGCGTTGATGTCTGCGCAGACGCTTCGCAGACAGTCACACACCTAATACACTGTAGTTCCAAAGAGTAAACACTGAGATAGAGCGCTTCAGTGATGTCTCACACAAAGGTTCACAactacttttgtttgtttttttatacactGTACAAAGTTTCCCAGTGAGAGGAAAAAACACTGGCAGTGTCACAGGCAGTTTGTTTTACTTCCTCCTGTAGTCTTCTTCAAAAGAAATTGTGCTTGTGAGTTGAAGTTAGAGAAAAACTTTGAAATccaaagaaaacaattaaaaaacaaaaaaaaaaacaaaaggaaagacAGGTtgacacaaaaggaaaaactgaagTGGTCACAGTATCAAATTGatgatgtaataaaaaaagcttgtaatgTAATGCTTCCGTTCAGGTAAAAACGAACacttctgcctttttttaagctactaTCTAAATTCACATACGCTTTtgaacaggagaaaaaaatccagagtaAGAAAAAGGTTCTGTTCCTTTCAGTCCTGGACGTTTGACAGCTTCATTTAGCACCTGACTAATGTTAAGTCACAACGTTCAGTCCAGAGCTTCCCTTGATGAAGATCTTTTCTTTATCTTGATGAAGGGGAAAAGAACATCCATGCAAGTTCCCCCTTTTTTGTGGATCGAGTCGAGCACAACATCAGGCGCTCTTCACTtctttcttaagtttttttttttttttggcacaggTTGACCCTTCTCGTGTCCCTCGACTCGGACTCCACGTAGAAAGCAAAAGAGGGGATTCCAGGATCACAACGGCATTTCTCAAACTGTGCGAGTGTGTTAAGTGCAGAACAAGCTGGAGCTCACAGTTTCAAAGTTAGACAACAATGCTAATGTTAAGAAGGAATGTGAGCGTG from the Oryzias melastigma strain HK-1 linkage group LG1, ASM292280v2, whole genome shotgun sequence genome contains:
- the LOC112137176 gene encoding beta-1,3-N-acetylglucosaminyltransferase lunatic fringe yields the protein MWRSSGGPGGCTYTPRGAAAALTCLSLTLVVIVGHPGCGQREPRAAAAAAGGGGTVLSVYVRRLTRERRGVSGPARSGAPPPPVEHLSREDVFIAVKTTGRYHRPRLELLLDTWISENLPQTYVFTDGEDKKLRERMGDHLINTNCSAAHNRQALSCKMALEYDTFIKSGKKWFCHVDDDNYLNVRPLLALLSQFRHTEDIYIGRPSLERPIEAAESLSNSDTKQVRFWFATGGAGFCLSRGLALKMKPWASDGAFMATAESIRLPDDCTVGYIVEALLGVRLTRSGLFHSHLENLALVSDIHRQVTLSYGTVENSRNTVNVKGPFSVEEDPTRFRSVHCLLYPDTRWCRGAWILQQPSPERRGGAY